One Xyrauchen texanus isolate HMW12.3.18 chromosome 46, RBS_HiC_50CHRs, whole genome shotgun sequence DNA segment encodes these proteins:
- the LOC127638073 gene encoding uncharacterized protein LOC127638073, translating into MASAVDPRFKLKYVNENRVEAVKIRLRTEMASVSTVKPPPSVTVRVEADDQNAPALKKTKKTLGSFFKVDEDQRPASPSLSNVQDMTITAELQSYFLSAAVDSEKDPLVWWKEHAKQFPALSKLAQKYLCIPATSSPSERVFSTGGNIVNCLRASLKPESVDRLVFLAKNL; encoded by the exons ATGGCTTCTGCAGTTGATCCCAGATTCAAGCTCAAGTACGTCAATGAAAACAGAGTTGAAGCTGTCAAGATTCGTTTGAGAACTGAAATGGCATCAGTATCTACAGTAAAG CCTCCACCATCTGTGACTGTTAGAGTGGAAGCAGATGACCAAAATGCACCAGCACTAAAGAAGACCAAAAAAACTCTGGGCAGCTTCTTTAAAGTGGATGAGGACCAGAGGCCAGCATCGCCATCTCTCTCCAATGTCCAAGACATGACCATTACTGCTGAGCTACAGTCTTATTTTCTCTCTGCTGCTGTTGATAGTGAGAAGGATCCATTGGTCTGGTGGAAGGAACATGCAAAACAATTCCCAGCACTATCCAAGTTGGCACAAAAGTATTTGTGCATTCCTGCCACAAGCTCTCCCTCGGAAAGAGTATTCAGCACTGGAGGAAACATTGTGAATTGTTTGCGTGCATCCCTAAAACCTGAAAGTGTGGACAGGCTTGTGTTCCTTGCcaaaaatctttaa